From the genome of Amycolatopsis sp. NBC_01488, one region includes:
- a CDS encoding glycosyltransferase, producing MRVLIAVTGSPGEVLPHTGLGARLVADGHEVTVATHERFADVVAQAGLGFRPVPGDPRETGRSAEGRHWLRAGSGPLGMVHVIRLFTEKLRRINEGVLDAAREGADLMLVSPEAACAYAIAESLGIASAGVYLQPLAPTGEFIHQSMSGLGSLGRWGNRMSAVAVNRAWGLSFAGVTRDLSRLLGEPVPRVDAMFRRQDRQRWPVLHPTSPQLLRRPADWRPGLEVTGYLWPWRDPGWTPPAELTDFLAAGSPPVYVGFGSMELDEPEKVSALVMAALRQAGLRGIVSAGWSGLTASGDDVLTVGDVPHDWLFPRMAAVVCHGGHGTTGAVLRAGVPAVPVPIFADQPFWSGLLTRQGVSPGPVPFRKLTAERLAGALRAAVTDPGYRRRAEVLAAAVGAEDGAGAALDVVKRVAG from the coding sequence ATGCGTGTCCTGATCGCGGTCACCGGCTCACCCGGGGAAGTCCTGCCGCACACCGGTCTCGGCGCCCGCCTCGTGGCGGACGGCCACGAGGTGACGGTCGCGACGCACGAACGGTTCGCGGACGTGGTGGCCCAGGCGGGCCTCGGGTTCCGCCCGGTGCCCGGCGATCCACGGGAGACGGGCCGCTCGGCGGAGGGCCGGCACTGGCTGCGCGCCGGTTCCGGGCCGCTCGGCATGGTGCACGTGATCCGCCTGTTCACCGAGAAACTGCGCCGGATCAATGAAGGCGTGCTCGACGCCGCGCGCGAGGGCGCCGATCTGATGCTGGTCTCCCCGGAGGCCGCGTGCGCGTACGCGATCGCCGAGTCGCTGGGCATCGCCAGCGCAGGGGTGTACCTGCAGCCGCTGGCCCCGACCGGGGAGTTCATCCACCAGTCGATGTCCGGGCTGGGCTCGCTGGGCCGCTGGGGCAACCGGATGAGCGCCGTCGCGGTGAACCGGGCGTGGGGGCTGTCGTTCGCCGGGGTGACCCGGGATCTCTCGCGCCTGCTCGGCGAGCCGGTGCCGAGGGTGGACGCGATGTTCCGCCGGCAGGACCGGCAGCGGTGGCCGGTGCTGCATCCGACCAGCCCGCAGTTGCTGCGCCGGCCCGCGGACTGGCGCCCTGGCCTGGAAGTCACCGGCTACCTGTGGCCGTGGCGCGATCCGGGCTGGACCCCGCCGGCGGAGCTGACCGATTTCCTCGCCGCCGGGTCGCCGCCGGTGTACGTCGGGTTCGGCAGCATGGAACTCGACGAGCCGGAGAAGGTCAGCGCGCTGGTGATGGCGGCGCTGCGGCAAGCCGGGCTGCGCGGGATCGTCAGTGCGGGCTGGAGCGGGCTGACCGCGTCCGGCGACGACGTCTTGACCGTCGGGGACGTGCCCCACGACTGGCTCTTCCCCCGCATGGCCGCGGTCGTCTGCCACGGCGGGCACGGCACCACCGGGGCGGTGCTGCGGGCGGGCGTGCCGGCGGTGCCGGTGCCGATCTTCGCCGACCAGCCGTTCTGGTCCGGTCTGCTGACGCGCCAAGGCGTGAGCCCGGGGCCGGTGCCGTTCCGGAAGCTGACCGCCGAGCGGCTGGCCGGGGCGCTGCGCGCGGCCGTGACGGACCCCGGCTACCGCCGGCGGGCCGAGGTCCTGGCCGCCGCGGTTGGTGCGGAAGACGGTGCGGGGGCCGCGCTCGACGTGGTGAAACGGGTGGCCGGCTAG
- a CDS encoding FAD-dependent monooxygenase: protein MDIENADVIVVGAGPTGLLLAAELGLAGLRPVVADRLAARSPQTRALNLQPRSAEVLDARGLLEPLLARAGRIHGGHFGGIPVTLDYRRCETRHPYQVAISQTEVEAVLEDRLRDDVRRGWELTALESEGDGVTATFATPDGERRVRGRYLVGCDGAHSAVRRLGGFEFPGRTGMIPAATADVILLEGPPGLPRDLSDIAADDAMSDLVASAMRPRPGGGFTAVNPVSDGLYQIVFMGLPQFSIGLDAPVTEEEVRAALDDSFGTDVVFKEFLRGSRFTDSVRQAAHYRRGSLFLAGDAAHVHIPVGGQGLNLGLQDAFNLGWKLAAAVAGTAPDHLLDSYHAERHPVGARVLAGTRAQGLLMAQGILAAGPAELQPMQEDLIALRDVLVGLAAVPEANRTLAEEIAGLGVRHAADEAAHPLLGRRMPDLDVTGADGPGRVARLTERGEGLLIDFGSVPALGSAAEPWRDRVAHRVIRPVVPQDFAAALVRPDGHVCWLADSPESSAVDSLVGALRHWFGEPACVS, encoded by the coding sequence ATGGACATCGAGAACGCCGACGTGATCGTGGTCGGGGCGGGGCCGACCGGGCTGTTGCTTGCCGCCGAACTCGGCCTCGCCGGGCTCCGGCCGGTGGTCGCCGACCGCCTCGCCGCGCGGAGCCCGCAGACGCGGGCGCTGAACCTCCAGCCGCGCTCGGCCGAGGTGCTCGACGCGCGTGGCCTCCTCGAACCGCTGCTGGCCAGGGCGGGCCGGATCCACGGTGGGCACTTCGGCGGTATCCCGGTCACCCTCGACTACCGGCGGTGCGAGACCCGTCATCCCTACCAAGTCGCGATTTCGCAGACCGAGGTCGAGGCCGTGCTCGAAGACCGGCTCCGTGACGACGTGCGGCGCGGCTGGGAGCTGACCGCACTCGAGTCCGAAGGGGACGGTGTCACCGCGACGTTCGCGACACCGGACGGGGAACGCCGGGTGCGCGGCCGCTACCTGGTCGGCTGCGACGGGGCGCACAGTGCTGTCCGCCGGCTCGGCGGGTTCGAGTTCCCCGGCCGCACCGGCATGATCCCGGCCGCCACCGCGGACGTGATCCTGCTGGAGGGGCCGCCCGGCCTGCCGCGCGACCTGTCCGACATCGCGGCCGACGACGCGATGTCGGACCTGGTGGCCAGCGCGATGCGCCCGCGTCCGGGCGGCGGGTTCACCGCGGTGAACCCGGTCTCCGACGGGCTCTACCAAATCGTGTTCATGGGGCTGCCCCAGTTCTCGATCGGCCTGGACGCACCGGTTACCGAGGAGGAGGTGCGTGCGGCGCTCGACGACTCCTTCGGCACCGACGTCGTGTTCAAGGAATTCCTGCGCGGCAGCAGGTTCACCGATTCGGTCCGGCAGGCGGCGCACTACCGGCGGGGGTCGCTCTTTCTCGCCGGTGACGCCGCGCACGTGCACATCCCGGTCGGCGGGCAGGGCCTGAACCTGGGCCTGCAGGACGCGTTCAACCTGGGCTGGAAGCTGGCCGCGGCGGTGGCCGGGACGGCACCGGATCACCTGCTCGACAGCTATCACGCCGAGCGGCACCCGGTCGGCGCGCGGGTGCTGGCCGGTACCCGCGCCCAAGGCCTGCTGATGGCCCAGGGCATCCTGGCCGCCGGGCCCGCGGAACTGCAGCCGATGCAGGAGGACCTGATCGCGTTGCGCGACGTCCTGGTCGGGCTGGCCGCCGTGCCCGAGGCGAATCGCACGCTGGCCGAGGAAATCGCGGGGCTCGGGGTGCGGCATGCGGCGGACGAGGCCGCGCATCCGTTGCTCGGTCGCCGGATGCCGGATCTGGACGTGACCGGCGCGGACGGCCCGGGCCGCGTCGCGCGGCTCACCGAACGAGGCGAAGGGCTGCTGATCGACTTCGGTTCCGTGCCCGCGTTGGGCTCGGCGGCCGAGCCGTGGCGGGACCGGGTCGCCCACCGGGTGATCCGGCCGGTCGTACCGCAGGACTTCGCGGCCGCGCTGGTCCGCCCGGACGGCCACGTGTGCTGGCTGGCGGACTCGCCTGAATCGTCCGCTGTGGACAGTCTGGTCGGTGCACTGCGGCACTGGTTCGGGGAGCCCGCATGCGTGTCCTGA
- a CDS encoding FAD-dependent oxidoreductase, translating to MKAVVVGAGVGGLALARGLCSAGHEVVVCEQAPALRTAGATVTLWSNGTGILRDLGVGLGGLGRTVNMLDTFTDRGQLLYSMRVADLTARFGSPTLVVRRGSLLTRLLEGETSPSVRFAANCVGVREDASGVAALLADGTEIAGDVLIGTDGHNSVVRRHLFADGPAKPTGIASWQGLCDAPDDLLGDHRTRAYIGSAGMCALLPCGDGKLHCLFELPWSPGTEVSIVDLQARFGHLPAPVPALLDALDETELGFYPYVRHRVPRGWGHGRVTLAGDAVHALPATLAQGANQTLEDAWMLARQLARPWPGGDPASLLRGYERARYRPAKLASALSSLKAPYDVLPPRVIGLAGDRLMTNVFAGLLRRFSNYLAEPAPRARAAA from the coding sequence ATGAAAGCGGTCGTCGTCGGTGCCGGAGTCGGTGGCCTCGCCCTCGCTCGCGGGCTGTGCTCGGCCGGCCACGAAGTCGTCGTCTGCGAACAGGCACCCGCGTTGCGGACTGCCGGCGCCACGGTGACCTTGTGGAGCAACGGCACCGGGATCCTGCGCGATCTGGGGGTCGGGCTCGGCGGCCTCGGCCGCACGGTGAACATGCTCGACACCTTCACCGACCGCGGACAGCTGCTCTACAGCATGCGGGTCGCCGACCTCACCGCCCGGTTCGGCTCGCCGACACTGGTGGTGCGGCGGGGCAGCCTGCTGACCCGGCTGCTCGAGGGGGAGACGTCCCCCAGTGTGCGGTTCGCCGCGAACTGCGTCGGCGTGCGCGAGGACGCTTCCGGGGTCGCCGCCCTCCTGGCCGACGGCACCGAAATCGCCGGGGACGTGCTGATCGGCACGGACGGGCACAACTCGGTCGTGCGCCGGCATCTGTTTGCCGACGGCCCGGCGAAACCCACCGGGATCGCGAGCTGGCAAGGGCTCTGCGACGCACCGGACGACCTCCTCGGCGACCACCGGACCCGGGCCTACATCGGCTCCGCCGGTATGTGCGCGCTGCTGCCCTGCGGGGACGGGAAGCTGCACTGCCTGTTCGAGCTGCCCTGGTCCCCGGGGACCGAAGTGTCCATTGTGGATCTGCAGGCGCGGTTCGGGCACCTGCCCGCGCCGGTGCCCGCCCTGCTGGACGCACTGGACGAAACGGAACTCGGCTTCTATCCCTACGTCCGCCATCGGGTTCCGCGCGGCTGGGGACACGGTCGGGTCACCCTGGCCGGGGACGCGGTCCACGCCTTGCCCGCGACCCTCGCGCAGGGTGCCAACCAGACGCTGGAGGACGCCTGGATGCTGGCCCGGCAGCTGGCCCGGCCGTGGCCGGGTGGGGATCCGGCGTCGCTGCTGCGCGGCTACGAGCGGGCACGGTATCGCCCGGCGAAGCTCGCGTCCGCCTTGTCGTCATTGAAAGCGCCGTATGACGTCCTGCCGCCGCGCGTGATCGGCCTCGCTGGCGACCGCTTGATGACGAACGTGTTCGCCGGGCTGCTCCGGCGGTTCAGCAACTACCTGGCCGAGCCGGCGCCGCGTGCCCGCGCCGCGGCCTGA
- the dpgA gene encoding 3,5-dihydroxyphenylacetyl-CoA synthase DpgA, translating into MPPARLLGVGTATPPTAYSQLDLLGAYDIRDPRIRSVFLNGGIERRYLTLPPIGPDGTRHRESQGELLEKNRNTGIEMGVRAVEECLKKLGADVSDVGHLCCVSSTGFLTPGFSALVLDRIGLGYGTARLDVVGMGCNAGLNALGATTGWARSNPGELGILACIEACSAAYVFDGTMRTSVVNSLFGDGAAALAVCANEDSRLGPQVLRFASRIIPEAIGAMRYDWDEEQGKFSFFLDREVPYEVGANAEEVVDRLLSGTGIRRSEIAQWVVHSGGRKVIDSVMVNLGLTRHDLRHTKSVLRDYGNLSSGSFLFSYERLLAEGRANPGEYWVLMTMGPGSTIETALIQW; encoded by the coding sequence ATGCCGCCCGCACGCCTGCTCGGCGTCGGAACGGCAACCCCGCCGACGGCCTATTCGCAACTGGATTTGCTGGGCGCGTATGACATCCGCGACCCGCGGATCCGTTCGGTTTTCCTCAACGGCGGCATCGAACGCAGGTACCTCACCCTCCCGCCGATCGGCCCGGACGGCACGCGCCACAGAGAATCCCAAGGTGAGCTTCTCGAAAAAAATCGAAACACCGGTATCGAAATGGGCGTTCGAGCCGTGGAGGAATGCCTGAAGAAACTCGGCGCCGACGTCTCGGACGTCGGCCACCTCTGCTGCGTTTCCTCGACCGGCTTCCTCACTCCCGGCTTCAGCGCGCTGGTACTCGACAGGATCGGGCTCGGGTATGGCACCGCCCGGCTCGACGTCGTCGGCATGGGCTGCAACGCCGGCCTCAACGCTCTCGGCGCGACCACCGGCTGGGCTCGTTCCAACCCCGGTGAGCTGGGCATTCTTGCCTGCATCGAAGCATGCTCGGCCGCTTACGTCTTCGACGGCACGATGCGGACGTCGGTGGTCAACAGCCTTTTCGGCGATGGCGCGGCGGCGCTCGCGGTGTGCGCGAACGAGGACAGCCGGCTAGGCCCGCAGGTGCTCCGGTTCGCCAGCCGGATCATTCCGGAAGCCATCGGCGCGATGCGCTACGACTGGGACGAAGAGCAGGGCAAGTTCAGTTTCTTCCTCGACCGGGAAGTGCCGTACGAAGTCGGCGCGAATGCCGAAGAGGTCGTCGACCGCCTACTGTCCGGAACCGGGATACGACGCAGTGAAATAGCCCAGTGGGTGGTGCACTCAGGCGGCCGCAAGGTCATCGATTCGGTCATGGTCAACCTCGGACTCACCCGGCACGACCTGCGCCACACGAAGAGCGTTCTCCGCGATTACGGGAACCTCTCCAGCGGCAGCTTCCTGTTTTCCTACGAGCGACTGCTGGCCGAAGGCAGAGCGAATCCTGGAGAGTACTGGGTGCTCATGACAATGGGTCCCGGCTCGACCATTGAAACGGCACTGATCCAGTGGTGA
- the dpgC gene encoding (3,5-dihydroxyphenyl)acetyl-CoA 1,2-dioxygenase DpgC, with protein sequence MRSTAAGMTARPDPAVDAAALAEYVRQGAGVDEVRRAREDFLAVHAEAVYERLTAGFRRWLRIGELVSAAARVFPGLVPTEDELAAEEAVPPGSRRGLEIDQAIFFRAVLSAPRAGRHLIESMARPTVRAGKLLPGYRETGAVDLESVTVRRRGPAAEVTLRRPDHLNAEDNGLVADLETAVDLVLLDPASRVGVLRGCVMTHPRYAGRRVFSAGIDLKHLAAGRISYPDFLLGREFGCLRKLMHGNGAAKPWIAAVEGFAIGGGMQLLLVCDHVLLASDAYLSLPAAQEGIVPGVANLRLSRFTGPRLARQIILGGRRIEARDPEARLLCDEVVDPARMDEAIDAAVTRLVGPAVLANRQMLALAEEPVEEFRGYLAEFAYQQALRMNAPDVLGKVTGFAKKSKRG encoded by the coding sequence GTGCGATCGACGGCTGCGGGGATGACGGCGCGGCCCGATCCGGCCGTGGACGCCGCCGCGCTGGCCGAGTACGTCCGGCAAGGTGCCGGTGTCGACGAGGTGCGCAGGGCACGGGAAGACTTTCTCGCGGTTCATGCTGAGGCGGTCTACGAGCGGTTGACCGCGGGCTTCCGCCGGTGGCTGCGCATCGGCGAGCTGGTTTCGGCCGCGGCCAGGGTGTTTCCGGGCCTGGTGCCGACCGAGGACGAGCTGGCCGCGGAGGAAGCGGTGCCGCCGGGATCCCGGCGGGGGCTGGAAATCGACCAGGCGATCTTCTTCCGCGCGGTGCTTTCGGCACCCCGCGCGGGCCGGCATCTGATCGAGTCGATGGCCCGGCCGACCGTGCGGGCCGGGAAGCTGCTGCCCGGATACCGCGAAACCGGCGCTGTGGACCTGGAATCCGTGACGGTGCGACGCCGTGGGCCAGCCGCGGAGGTGACCCTCCGGCGGCCGGATCACCTCAACGCCGAGGACAACGGGCTGGTCGCTGACCTGGAGACCGCGGTCGACCTGGTGCTGCTGGACCCCGCCAGCCGGGTCGGCGTGCTGCGCGGTTGCGTGATGACCCATCCGCGCTATGCGGGAAGGCGCGTGTTCAGCGCCGGGATCGACCTCAAGCACCTGGCCGCCGGGCGCATCTCCTACCCGGACTTCCTCCTGGGCCGGGAATTCGGCTGCCTGCGCAAGCTGATGCACGGCAACGGCGCGGCGAAGCCCTGGATCGCCGCGGTCGAGGGGTTCGCGATCGGCGGCGGCATGCAGCTGCTGCTGGTCTGCGACCACGTGCTGCTCGCTTCGGACGCCTACCTGAGCCTGCCGGCGGCGCAGGAGGGCATCGTGCCCGGCGTGGCGAACCTGCGGTTGAGCCGGTTCACCGGTCCGCGGCTGGCCCGGCAGATCATCCTCGGCGGACGCCGGATCGAGGCCCGTGATCCCGAGGCCCGGCTGCTGTGCGACGAGGTGGTCGACCCCGCCCGGATGGACGAAGCCATTGACGCGGCGGTCACCCGGCTGGTGGGCCCCGCCGTGCTCGCAAACCGGCAGATGCTCGCGCTCGCCGAAGAACCGGTCGAGGAATTTCGCGGCTACCTCGCGGAATTCGCCTACCAGCAGGCGCTGCGGATGAATGCTCCGGACGTGCTCGGCAAAGTCACGGGCTTCGCCAAAAAATCGAAGCGCGGATGA
- the dpgB gene encoding enoyl-CoA-hydratase DpgB — protein sequence MREVFGTDVVGSGFDIVGGEPSWAAVTALNEFYDRAEDLGGAVILRCGRPSGSPQAGADGGEDLDVHLITKWESALRRIERSPVVTIGMALGDCGGTALEALLATDYRIAAADVVLRPPLRGGQLWPGMVVFRLANQLSAGGSRLPILFGDEIPAPRGAEWGLIDEVAESVPERVAELQPLLAAYSGPELAIRRRLMLDASSQTFEEALGAHLAACDRRLRG from the coding sequence ATGCGAGAAGTGTTCGGTACCGATGTGGTGGGTTCCGGGTTCGACATCGTCGGCGGTGAACCCTCCTGGGCCGCGGTGACCGCGTTGAACGAGTTCTACGACCGGGCCGAGGATCTCGGCGGCGCCGTGATCCTGCGCTGCGGCCGGCCTTCGGGATCACCGCAGGCCGGTGCGGACGGCGGAGAAGACCTCGACGTGCATTTGATCACCAAGTGGGAGTCGGCGCTGCGGCGGATCGAGCGATCCCCGGTGGTCACGATCGGGATGGCGCTCGGCGACTGTGGAGGCACCGCGCTGGAAGCGCTCCTCGCCACGGACTACCGGATCGCCGCGGCCGACGTCGTGCTGCGCCCGCCGCTGCGCGGCGGGCAGTTGTGGCCCGGCATGGTCGTTTTCCGGTTGGCGAACCAGCTCAGTGCGGGCGGGAGCCGCCTGCCGATCCTCTTCGGCGACGAGATCCCGGCGCCGCGGGGCGCCGAATGGGGTCTGATCGACGAGGTCGCGGAATCCGTGCCCGAGCGCGTCGCGGAGCTGCAGCCGCTGCTGGCCGCCTACAGCGGGCCCGAGCTGGCGATCCGGCGACGGCTGATGCTCGACGCCTCGTCGCAGACGTTCGAGGAGGCACTCGGTGCGCACCTCGCCGCGTGCGATCGACGGCTGCGGGGATGA
- the lanM gene encoding type 2 lanthipeptide synthetase LanM, which yields MAARLTLPLEGTPPVPPATPPNRGVRPAGLADSAVAWLRETPATWPLIPFWPLLEELAETMTAELAELAEDRVPGAPADRAACAGITRGYCVSLTSHLGYLIYQVAAGAVEDVPDRVEDGPPEADAATELAEKTGLMNALARAFSDRAAAGSLAARYRPLYRQVEHVLAVHARSIRLLVRRFRHDQAGLWPLLEALPAPLVELTAVGDLHERGTVCELVFDGDRALIYKPHSLALDQQLGTLFDAFGQAVPGFAPRIPPTLDRGEHGWQRRISWRPVTSPERVDAYYRRVGALTALAYAFRATDLHRENVLCRGAELFVIDPECFFGTTFTTAADGESEEDGDVRATVMAAGILPQPIKPPGVDRSFDASVLGWHRAPGMDELMRLVPRRDPDGRLQFVLQRTARPPVTHLPGPVGEPVPVWGHEIAVREGFDRAYRWLLQVRDELIAPTGALAGFTGLRTRHVARSTAFYARFLRELGRPLTAAEPHAQEEQLNTLWPPDGHHRPLARSVFEHERAVLLRGLIPTFDLVAGERRLYLPGPDGSHDDTWVEDAYPVSGLDLVRQRLARLSEADLALQARLLRHTLDLAADDNDRGAWQPGYEPVLGGAAPGRDELLDAAEDIAALLTGQMARTGGRAWWPTCLDVAENRRRILPSTGTLYNGAAGIALFAGCLEAVSGRRTELAEQAELAMLDWADRLLDRVAPDQLARQGRLGAFDGLWGVIYAAGCLGAIRAEKPLLRWAQAAVEATTPGIGEAADWDVISGSAGIALVATELAGRLGLPGAHEAAVRALEATGQHLERVLEFTRVPPVGVAHGLSGAALAFDRASRVLGGTNAEEYRAAAEITLRAEQSAFLDRDRGWEDSIQPDGHGRQAGKRESWCRGASGVGLVLTELAGRIDLPGVDVADRLAVARELALRRAIGTDHELCHGALGAWEFLTAAGAEEAGPALSAILASGRTSGWLTGSAGLLPDHGLMTGLAGIGLGLLRAADPARVPRVLTLELPAGPRPGQETA from the coding sequence TTGGCCGCCAGGCTGACCCTGCCGCTGGAGGGCACCCCGCCGGTCCCGCCGGCCACTCCCCCGAACCGCGGAGTCCGCCCGGCCGGGCTGGCGGACTCCGCGGTGGCGTGGCTGCGCGAAACCCCGGCCACCTGGCCGCTGATCCCGTTCTGGCCGCTGCTGGAAGAGCTCGCCGAGACGATGACGGCGGAGCTGGCCGAGCTGGCCGAGGATCGGGTGCCCGGCGCCCCCGCCGATCGAGCCGCCTGCGCCGGCATCACCCGGGGCTACTGTGTCAGCCTGACGTCTCATCTGGGCTACCTGATCTATCAGGTCGCGGCCGGGGCCGTCGAGGACGTCCCGGACCGGGTCGAGGACGGGCCGCCGGAAGCGGACGCCGCCACCGAGCTGGCCGAGAAGACCGGGCTGATGAACGCGCTCGCGAGGGCGTTCAGCGACCGGGCCGCAGCCGGCAGCCTCGCGGCCCGGTACCGCCCGCTGTATCGCCAGGTCGAGCATGTGCTCGCGGTGCACGCTCGCTCGATCCGCTTACTGGTCCGGCGGTTCCGCCACGACCAGGCCGGGCTGTGGCCGCTGCTCGAAGCGCTGCCGGCCCCGCTCGTCGAGCTCACCGCGGTGGGCGACCTGCATGAGCGCGGCACCGTGTGCGAGCTCGTCTTCGACGGCGACCGGGCGTTGATCTACAAACCGCACAGCTTGGCCCTCGACCAGCAGCTCGGTACCCTCTTCGACGCATTCGGCCAGGCCGTACCCGGCTTCGCGCCACGGATCCCGCCCACCCTCGACCGGGGCGAACACGGCTGGCAACGACGGATCTCCTGGCGCCCGGTGACTTCGCCGGAGCGGGTCGACGCCTACTACCGCCGCGTCGGCGCGCTCACCGCACTCGCCTACGCCTTCCGGGCCACCGACCTGCACCGGGAGAACGTGCTCTGCCGGGGTGCCGAGCTGTTCGTCATCGACCCGGAATGTTTTTTCGGAACCACCTTCACCACAGCGGCGGACGGGGAGTCCGAAGAGGACGGTGATGTGCGGGCCACCGTCATGGCGGCCGGCATCCTGCCGCAGCCGATCAAGCCGCCGGGGGTCGACCGGTCGTTCGACGCCTCGGTCCTCGGCTGGCACCGAGCGCCCGGCATGGACGAACTGATGCGGCTGGTGCCCCGCCGAGATCCGGACGGTCGGCTGCAGTTCGTGCTGCAGCGCACGGCGCGCCCCCCGGTCACCCATCTGCCCGGGCCGGTGGGCGAGCCGGTTCCGGTGTGGGGCCACGAAATCGCGGTCCGCGAAGGGTTCGACCGGGCCTATCGATGGCTGCTGCAGGTCCGCGACGAGCTGATCGCGCCCACCGGCGCGCTGGCCGGGTTCACCGGCCTGCGGACCCGGCACGTGGCGCGCAGCACCGCGTTCTACGCGCGGTTCCTGCGGGAGTTGGGCCGTCCGCTCACCGCGGCGGAGCCACACGCACAGGAGGAGCAGCTCAACACCCTCTGGCCACCGGACGGCCACCACCGGCCGCTGGCCCGGTCGGTCTTCGAACACGAACGCGCCGTGCTGCTGCGCGGCCTGATCCCCACCTTCGACCTCGTGGCCGGCGAACGCCGGTTGTACCTGCCCGGCCCGGACGGCTCCCACGACGACACCTGGGTCGAGGACGCGTACCCGGTCAGTGGTCTCGACCTGGTCCGCCAGCGGCTCGCCCGGCTCTCCGAAGCCGATCTGGCCCTGCAGGCCAGGCTGCTCCGGCACACCCTCGACCTGGCCGCGGACGACAACGACCGGGGCGCGTGGCAGCCCGGCTACGAACCCGTCCTCGGCGGCGCCGCGCCCGGCCGGGACGAACTGCTCGACGCGGCCGAAGACATCGCGGCGCTGCTCACCGGGCAGATGGCCCGGACCGGCGGCCGGGCGTGGTGGCCGACCTGCTTGGACGTCGCGGAGAACCGGCGCCGGATCCTGCCCTCCACCGGAACGCTGTACAACGGGGCGGCCGGCATCGCCTTGTTCGCAGGGTGCCTCGAAGCAGTCTCAGGCCGTCGCACCGAGCTGGCCGAGCAGGCGGAACTGGCCATGCTCGACTGGGCCGATCGCTTGCTCGACCGGGTAGCACCGGATCAGCTTGCGCGCCAAGGCCGGCTCGGCGCGTTCGACGGCCTGTGGGGCGTGATCTACGCGGCGGGCTGCCTCGGCGCCATCCGTGCCGAGAAGCCGTTGCTGCGCTGGGCACAGGCGGCCGTGGAAGCGACCACTCCCGGCATCGGCGAGGCGGCCGATTGGGACGTGATCAGCGGTTCGGCCGGGATCGCCCTGGTGGCCACCGAACTGGCCGGACGGCTCGGCCTGCCGGGTGCCCACGAGGCGGCGGTCCGCGCCCTCGAAGCGACCGGGCAGCACCTGGAGCGGGTGCTGGAGTTCACCCGGGTTCCCCCGGTCGGCGTCGCACACGGCCTGTCCGGCGCCGCGCTCGCCTTCGACCGGGCCTCCCGTGTGCTGGGCGGGACGAACGCCGAGGAGTACCGCGCCGCCGCCGAAATCACCCTGCGTGCCGAGCAGTCGGCCTTCCTCGACCGCGACCGCGGCTGGGAGGACAGCATCCAGCCGGACGGCCACGGCCGTCAGGCCGGCAAACGGGAAAGCTGGTGCCGGGGTGCCAGTGGCGTCGGCCTGGTGCTCACCGAGCTCGCCGGCCGGATCGACCTGCCGGGCGTCGACGTCGCGGACCGCCTGGCGGTGGCCCGCGAGCTTGCGCTGCGCCGGGCGATCGGCACCGACCACGAACTGTGCCACGGCGCGCTGGGCGCCTGGGAGTTCCTCACCGCCGCCGGCGCGGAAGAAGCCGGACCGGCGCTGAGCGCGATCCTCGCCAGCGGCCGCACTTCCGGCTGGCTGACCGGCTCGGCCGGGCTGCTGCCCGACCACGGGCTGATGACCGGACTGGCCGGCATCGGTCTCGGACTGCTCCGGGCCGCGGATCCGGCACGCGTGCCCCGGGTACTCACCCTCGAACTGCCGGCCGGCCCCCGACCAGGACAGGAAACCGCATGA